ATATGAAAATCATCCAAGGGACTCATTCTGACTATGGTATTCAAGTTTAAGGTATCTTGAGTCAACATGTACCATGGtcgtgaaaaggaaagaaaccgAAGGTAGTTTGGTTAAGGATACATCAGAAATCATATTATAAAAACTCAGATAAATGTCGAGTGAAAAAGTAGTTACATGCTAGTTATCCCCCATCCAGCCATCCCCCAGTTTTGTTTTAAAGAACAGCAGATACAAGGATTAAAGACAAAATGAATATGAATCTCGAGATCTATCATTGCTCCTAATATTTCATGGAATACATATTCTCTTGCCAACCTCATCTATTCTAACCCCAACACTATGTATTTTACTAATCTTTTTCTCCAATAACTTAATGGAGGCTATGGTTAAGATCATAGCCATTTTAGTTTAATGAATTCCATGAAATGTCACTTTTGTAATATGTTGAACAAACTGCTTTCTTGAACTTTTCTTTACTTCCATCGTTGCTTACAACATGAGTTGGTCAAAATCAAATAAGGGAGATCCTCACTTTTGGTTTGCCTTAACAACTTAATGCAACTGCTAGAAATCTTATAATGGATTATTTGAGCTTGTCTAATCTCTTAACTTCTGGTAATAGTGGATATAGAATAAGAGCAAAATTCAGGCATGAAACAGATGATTCACAAGAACATCAGTTGTACTGGCAAAATATTAAGGTGTAATTAACTACGTTTCAAAACAAAATCTTCTATCCGAAATAAAATCATATCAGCTTTTactcaaaaaagaaaatcagcAGCAACCAAGAGAGAATAAGATGACAACTCAATTTAGAGACTTTCTCGTGCTTTTTTTCCCCCCACCAAACTAAGGATGCTTGGTAAAGTGGAATGAAAAttggaaatatgaaaattttgaggggggataaaaaaattattttttctttccattggTGTACAAGGTatgaaagatggaaaaatggaaaaaaaaaattctttacatcCATTGCATGGTAGTGTTGAAAAATaggaggaaagaaaaagaaagttttaagaaaaatgcaTAATCTTGTGAAATGCACACTTAACTTGCACCGTTTTCATTTCCTCTCCGCTTATCATTCCAATTTGCAATGATTAGTTTTTATGCATTAGGATGGCCAtattccttattttctttttaccaagcacgctcaaaatttttttttttccactCTCCTCTTTTCATCCTTCCACTTTTCCACTCAACTAAGCATATCCTAATACAAAATGAAGCAACACTATATGCAAATGAAAGCACAGAAGTAAGCGTCCTTCAAGGCAATGTAATAAAAGCATGGCAAACTTGAAATTGAATAGGATTTATAGAGCGGAGTTTACCCAAGGAGCAACACATATTGTCCCGTCAAGTTGTCAATATTTCTAGTCCTTTGCAACAATACAAGCTGAGGAAGTATGGCTACTGCTTCCAAGTATAAGGAAAATGCCCACATGACCTGCTCAACCAATATTTAGAGACAAATACTAGTCTGAAAAATAATAGAGCCTGATAATCTCTCAACAAATAATTAGTATAAACACACTGTAATATAGCTACTAAGTTGACCGGAATAAATTTAGCACAAGAACCTGATTGTAATAGGAAGAAAGATTTCAATACCTCCAAAAAGGTGAACTTCTCATTTATAAGAAGGGCAAGCAATAGGCAAGGCAACATAAGGAGATAATGGCGAAATGTATCCTGGTCCTTATCATAAGATCTACGAACCACCTTGTGATGTCGCATGTACCATACAATTGAGATAGAACTCCCCAGGAATATTAGCTTCATGATTGTGTTGTAGAGAGAAATGTAAGTAGTGAATAAATCCAAGTAACGAGTAGTGAAGACAATAGCATAAAGTTCCTGAGTCTTCAAGGAAATGCCTGCACAAATATAAGAAATCGCATCAAGGATAAAAGATCCAAAGCCATCGAAATCTAACTTCTTATAGTGACAACCTTGACTTCCAAAGAGTAAATGGCTATAGCCACCCATGAATACTTCTGTCATCCTATCCCATAGTTACAtttaaaaggaaagaagaaaagaaaaagaaaacttccCCATAAGCCAATCAAGCAAGTCTAAAGTTAGGTAGCATTGACCCCAAATCAACTCCTCATAACAagagaaaaaaaccaaaaactaCCTCAGCTACAGCTGTAGTTTTAGGCCTTATCATATATGGTTTATCTAGTTTGTCAAGAAATCTGAGGCCAGCAAGAATAAAAAACCGCAAACCTACTGTATAATTCTACATGATCTAATCTGCCTTTTGATTTCCATAAAATCTCCTAGCCAGAAGAATACTAGTACTGTAAACTTCAAATCCCTACATATTTCTAGCGACAGATAGAAGGAAAACAAGCAAAAATAAGATGCCATCTTAGGAAGTCCAAGTTAACAAACCATGAACCCTTCCAAATCTACCTAATACAAACTCCTTGGACCTCTatctaaatattttcattaaatcccAACAACTAGCAAAAGATTCCAATGGTGGAGTGACAAATTACTTGTATTCAAGTCTTCAGTTCACGACAGTTTCCAAGTTTggtttaatttaaaactaaagtaCTACATGATCATATATCCTTGCTTCTAAAACTTCAGATACACAATTTATATACATTCAAATGATTAAAAGCCCATTCAGAAAAATACAAGAATTCCTTTCCGACTAACaggaaaaaaaaatgtcacattttCATTAAGCTACACATCCACGATTCACAAGATTCCAATTTGGATATTGGATGCCATGTACAACAACTAAAACAAGACAACTAATTAACAAAACCCCACATTCAATATAACCTTGAAATTCCATTTTTGTAATCTTAAAGCggtaaattattcaaaaatacaaaataaaatgcaGTGAAATGTAATGAACccagaaaaaaataaagtaaatatttgaAAACTGGACGTACCAGCACAAGATTTGATGGTATGGATCTTGAGAAGCAAAACAAGAACACTAAATAAGTGGGTCATGTCCCCTGCTAATCTGAATATGTTCATTTTCTCTGTTCTTTCTTCTCAAAAGtttcttaaattcaaaaaaattgaaaaagaatgtAGGATgatggtttttgttttttgtttttttttcttctgtcaGGGTAAGGTTCTTCCTGAGACGAAAATTTTAGTAGATCTGCGATAGAAACATCTAATTTCTTaagttttgtttgttttcagGGAATAATTTATTGCTTTGGCATCCGAGAACACAGGAGAGAAAAATATGAGCTATCCCAccaaactaattttaaattagttcctacactttaaaacatttttaataaatctttaaattatatatattatatcaatcagatcctttaattattaaaactgttattttaaccattaaatgacatataaatttttcatatgACATAAGAGTATATCACAAAAGATCTtactaaattaacaatttcaatgATGGAAGAACTCAATTGATGGATAGTTTAAAGATGTATTTAGAATGTTCTAAAGTTTGGggatcaattttaaaagaaggTCAGAGTTTGAGGATTTTGGTGCAATTaactcataaaataaatattagggAAAACAAAACATATCTACTAGATGGGCTGGGTTTCATTTTCAGTTTGTATGCGTAAGGAAATTCCATGGATAGTTCCTAGATTTGAAGCTTTTGGGCCTCCACACACTCAAAATGACTTGGATTTACTTGTAGAGACTCAAGGGTGATGCTATAATTTGTTTAAAACAGTTTCTTGTTTTAGTAAAATTCAATTTCCAgctaaatttaaacatttttttttaacaatttcattatagCTTCTAACTATATCTACTTTAGAATTACCCATAAAATATTTCAGAATAAAATGGAATTGTTGATAAAAACTATTAGGGTAAATTGCCAAAATACTCACTTTTGTTTatctcaagttacattttagtcacttatgtttgaaatgttacgatttagtcacttacgttatcgtgttgtaacattttagtcactaagcgTTAATTGTCATTAACGGTGTAACAAAAAGCTAACGTGACACGTTAAATGAGAagttatacaattggtccctatattttttttttcattttgagcaatttaatttcttcttttatgttctttgaactttctttttttttctttttttttttcattctcttctcgttctccttctatttttcttccttctttatttcttttaacgtaatttttctatgttttccatttgtcaaaactagtctctatacttttattttttgaacaatttaatctttattctttttaattctttattttccttttcttcttccctttattttctctcttctcataTTCTTTACTACGAAACATAATCTTTGCCCACCAAATAAACCAAGTCCTTATTTCTTTCACATGATTCCTaaattcaatttcactaaaaatcgattatcaatcattcttaatcaaatctcgatttgaatataacctaatattgaaactaaaattggatctaactaatcaatataaaaacaatatccttaatcaaatctaaacataaattgaattctttatattcaaaacaatttttttttctatttccaaatttttacaaaatcttgtagattattcattttcttttctgacgaataaaattaagcatacgataaaattgatcaaaatctTCTTGGATATTCCCAAGCAAGCTTGATTGGAAGTAGAGCATGGATGAACTGAAGAGAGAAATGGAGCATGGAACCAAACTGGTTTGGGTAAAGTTGAGGGTAAGTTTTGTATAGTGGTCGTTTTAGTCATTAAGAGTGTAGATCTCGTTTGAAGAATCCGTGAAACAATGTAGTTTCAAGAGGACGAGAATATTGTAGGTACGATAGATAAGGTAGAAGTGGGGGTTGGTTAGGAGGTTAAAGGAACGAGCTTAAGAAACTTTGTTGAGGGTGGGCTACCATAAGTCACAACTGGTGAGGTATTTGAGTGAGGTGAGCTTGTAGACTAGGTCATTGAGAGATCCAAATTGATTCGTTAAAGCGATGATGAACGATGAAAGTTTATAATTCTGGGGTGAAAATATGCGaagcaagttttattttggtttcagctttcgccttttcttttttcataaacacaaaaaagtttaaataaatggaaaacatagaaaaactacgttaaaagagatGGGGAAGAGAGAAAAGCAGAGGGAGAaacagaagagaatgaaaaataaagaaaaaaaaggaaagttaaaagaacatagaaaaaaaattaaattgcttaaaacgaaaaaaatatgaggaccaattttataatttaacctaaaatttttgtttgaaatgattatttaacgTGTCACATTAGCTTACTGTTACATCGTTAAcggcaattaacggctcagtgactaaaatgttacaacacgttaacgcaagtgactaaaacatagcatttcaaacataaatgactaaattgtaacttgaggtaaacaaaagtgactattttcaCTTGCTAGAAGTTGCTAGAGCTCTCAATTTTCACTTTAATGTTCCTATTAAATTTTGGGAGAGTGTGTTTCTGTTGCTTGTTATATCATTAATAGATTACCTAGCTCTATTTTGGCTTGAAAAACTCATTTTGAACTATTATGAAATACACcaccattttttttctcatttcaagACCTTTGGCTGTCTTTGTTATGCCAATACTCCATATTATCGAGATAAATTTTCTCCTAAAGTCATTTCTTCAGTATTCATGGGTTAGTCTAATGTGCAAAAAAGGtgttattctattttttcatttaagctTCCTACTTCTTCTCTTTTTACTCCACTTGATACTAATTTTTTACCTATCACTTCACCTTGTGCTTCAACAAGTCCTCATTTCTTCGAGTGTTCTTGTAACAGcctattttcagtgaaatcagaatagtggtttcgggaccacaaatctgacgagtaaattattattattttattattttaatttttacggGATTATATTAAGGTCGTGGTAAAagtttgttaagaaattttgatgctttcatgattaattaagtgaaaatgactaaatcataaaaagtgtaaaagtagagttctattagctaaaagggtcaaatggctatgaaactttaaattaagtggacttaaatagtaattagaccatttttatggttagtggatgtttatggtatgcttttaaagaaattaataaagtttttaaaggttaaaagggtatttaagtaattaaaacctaaaacaaaagaaagaaaaaataagtatCATATTCATTTCTTCTTCCTCAATTGAATTTCAGCATTGAAGATAGGGCTAGGTTTGGTCAAGCTTCCTTTAGTGCATGTAAGTGTTTTCAAGCCCTATTTTTAacgatttctatgtttttaagGTCGTTGTAGCATAATCTAGCTAGCTTAAGGGTTAATttataaaactgttaaagattgagggttatgccataaatgtttttgaatgattcttgatgtttaatggtagattatgaatccttgttgataaataaacaagttttgtcaagtaatttttaataaaatttgcatttagggatttgtttgtaaaaatagtaaaatttcatgacaaatttatgaaatgatgatttgttTGGGTTGGATTAAGTCTCTAATAAATTTGGTTAGCTTGAATGGGGGATTAAAATgattagatttcaatttatgagcttaaggactaaattgtgaaaagttaaaattttaggagaaaaatagtaattttgcataaatatgaaatatgaactaaattgaatattaggAGTATTAAATGggttgaaattttctatttagatcaagatagaccacgtaCGGACCTAGTTCGAGGCAAAGCAAAAGCTTTAGAATAGCTCGATTTAACCTTCACGCCCTTAgctgtcgaggtaagttcgtatgtatGAACGGTTGTTATATACATGTTATTTAAATGTAATGTATTCATaatgtaattgaattatatatatccaAATCAATACTATGACGGTTATCGAGTCCCGGTTGCACCTTAAAAATtcgtaagatacaaatgacatgtcattagggatttcatgtttcgggtgttggtcctgaatgtcttaccgatggctaaggatctgcatttgttgcagatactTCACAGCTCATGtaagcagcatcgtgtagcttacattctgacctaCAGCTTGCGTGAGCAGGCAtatttcacagctcatgtgagcaatgatgtaaaggaaatgttacgtTATGTAAAGGCATaattcgtgtgagctttcctaagtatccgatgtaattctagatggtttaATGGGTATGAAAAGGAAacgaaatggtaagtgttcaaatgaaatGTATCATGAACCTATGAAAAGGAATGGTGATCCAAATGATGTgaatacatgtttaaattactTATTATGGATGAATTCATTTGAACCATGTACAAATGCACTAATTTGTGGATTTGATGATATTGAATAGACATTGTGCCAAGCTCATGGTTTTAGTTGGtgttataattatgttatttacattatgcaaatgaaatggtaagttgtgtttaTGTTATagaagcttactaagcattaattgttta
This genomic window from Gossypium raimondii isolate GPD5lz chromosome 10, ASM2569854v1, whole genome shotgun sequence contains:
- the LOC105778457 gene encoding ER lumen protein-retaining receptor produces the protein MNIFRLAGDMTHLFSVLVLLLKIHTIKSCAGISLKTQELYAIVFTTRYLDLFTTYISLYNTIMKLIFLGSSISIVWYMRHHKVVRRSYDKDQDTFRHYLLMLPCLLLALLINEKFTFLEVMWAFSLYLEAVAILPQLVLLQRTRNIDNLTGQYVLLLGAYRALYVLNWIYRYFTEENYVHWITWVSGIVQTLLYADFFYYYFQSWKNNVKLQLPA